Proteins encoded within one genomic window of Halomonas sp. YLGW01:
- the folK gene encoding 2-amino-4-hydroxy-6-hydroxymethyldihydropteridine diphosphokinase, translating to MNRVTVSIGSNIERDHHVRICLDALHATFGELAVSRVFESEPVGFEDGRNFYNLVAAFDCDWTVGELQAWCKRLEFANGRSKNSTKFSPRTLDIDLLTVGNLIGMQDGVELPRDEILHHAFVLQPLAELLPDATHPLTRQPYRDLWAKFRSTEQQLWPIAFSWEPHS from the coding sequence ATGAACCGGGTCACGGTCAGCATCGGCAGCAACATCGAACGCGATCATCACGTACGGATCTGTCTCGACGCCCTTCACGCCACCTTCGGCGAACTGGCCGTGTCGCGGGTCTTCGAGAGCGAGCCGGTGGGCTTCGAGGACGGGCGTAACTTCTACAACCTGGTGGCGGCCTTCGACTGCGACTGGACAGTAGGCGAGCTGCAGGCCTGGTGCAAGCGCCTGGAATTCGCCAATGGCCGGAGCAAGAACAGCACCAAGTTCAGCCCCCGCACCCTGGATATCGACCTGCTGACGGTAGGGAATCTCATTGGCATGCAGGACGGCGTCGAGCTGCCTCGCGACGAAATCCTGCACCACGCCTTCGTGCTGCAGCCGCTGGCAGAACTGCTGCCCGACGCCACCCATCCGCTTACCCGCCAACCCTATCGCGACCTCTGGGCGAAGTTTCGCTCAACCGAGCAGCAGCTTTGGCCGATAGCGTTCTCATGGGAGCCGCATTCTTAA
- a CDS encoding exopolyphosphatase, with protein MTAQYRLVTRSDFDGLVCGALLKHLGMIDDILFVHPKDMQDGKIEITARDITTNLPYVPGCHLAFDHHLSEMVRNEQRADHHIIDPDAPSAARVLWQHYGGHEVFPARWDDMMAAVDKGDAAQFSRDEILDPQGWVLLNFIMDARTGLGRFRDFRISNYELMMKLIDYCREHTIDDILALPDVRERTDLYREHTEAAKAQLQRCAQVHGNLVVLDLREETTIYATNRFVIYALYPACNISIHVLWGLKQQNTVFAIGKSILDRSSQTNIGELCLAYGGGGHRNAGTCQIDNGKAAETLEALIARITTDG; from the coding sequence ATGACGGCACAATATCGCCTAGTAACGCGTAGTGATTTCGATGGGCTGGTATGCGGGGCGCTACTCAAGCACCTGGGCATGATCGATGACATCCTCTTCGTTCACCCCAAGGACATGCAGGACGGCAAGATCGAGATCACTGCCCGCGACATCACCACGAACTTGCCCTATGTCCCCGGCTGCCATCTGGCCTTCGACCACCACCTTAGCGAGATGGTGCGCAATGAACAGCGCGCCGACCACCATATCATCGACCCCGACGCCCCCTCGGCTGCCCGGGTGTTATGGCAGCACTACGGTGGCCATGAGGTCTTCCCCGCCCGCTGGGACGACATGATGGCGGCGGTCGACAAGGGCGATGCCGCGCAATTCAGCCGCGACGAGATCCTCGACCCGCAGGGCTGGGTGCTGCTCAACTTCATCATGGATGCTCGCACGGGCCTGGGCCGCTTCCGCGACTTCCGCATCTCCAACTACGAGCTGATGATGAAGCTGATCGATTACTGCCGCGAGCATACGATCGATGACATCCTGGCGCTGCCGGATGTCCGCGAGCGCACCGACCTGTATCGGGAGCACACCGAGGCGGCCAAGGCACAGCTGCAGCGCTGCGCCCAGGTTCATGGCAACCTGGTGGTGCTGGACCTACGCGAGGAAACCACGATCTATGCGACCAACCGGTTCGTGATCTATGCCCTGTACCCAGCATGCAACATCTCCATTCATGTGCTGTGGGGACTGAAGCAGCAGAACACCGTATTCGCCATCGGTAAGTCGATCCTCGATCGCAGCAGCCAGACCAACATCGGTGAGCTCTGCCTCGCCTATGGTGGCGGCGGTCACCGCAACGCCGGCACCTGCCAGATCGACAACGGCAAGGCAGCCGAGACCCTAGAGGCGCTGATCGCCCGCATCACTACCGACGGCTGA
- a CDS encoding polynucleotide adenylyltransferase has product MSGDRFLEGLEVYCVGGAVRDARLGWPVVDHDWVVVGASVEEMTRRGFTPVGRDFPVFLHPVTHEEYALARTERKRGHGYTGFVVHASPEVSLEDDLARRDLTINAMAEAADGTLTDPFQGQQDLAAKRLRHVSPAFVEDPLRVLRTARFLARYRGLGFHIAEDTQALMRELAESGELAHLVAERVWTETEKALGEPSPAAYFTALDDCGALDVLMPELVVDREALSVALDRLHRLPAPPSDGADDEASDLRRWRWARLLEHLEEGDRAALAERLKLPKAYADLARQASRTRALRLDSEAAPLAAAQVLGWLDGIDAWRRDERLAPQLALLSLDAPELARRLDEAYRAAQAIAPKALLEEGFKGKALGDELARRRLASIQRVLSGP; this is encoded by the coding sequence ATGAGCGGCGATCGTTTCCTTGAAGGCCTCGAGGTCTATTGCGTGGGCGGTGCGGTGCGCGATGCGCGCCTGGGCTGGCCGGTGGTCGATCATGACTGGGTGGTGGTCGGGGCAAGCGTCGAGGAGATGACTCGGCGCGGCTTCACCCCGGTGGGTCGCGACTTTCCGGTCTTCCTGCATCCGGTGACCCATGAGGAATACGCCCTGGCGCGCACCGAGCGCAAGCGCGGTCACGGCTACACCGGCTTCGTCGTGCATGCCAGTCCAGAGGTCAGCCTCGAAGATGACCTGGCGCGCCGCGACCTGACCATCAACGCCATGGCCGAGGCCGCCGACGGCACCCTGACCGATCCCTTCCAGGGCCAGCAGGACCTCGCCGCGAAGCGGCTGCGCCACGTCTCGCCGGCCTTCGTCGAGGACCCGCTGCGGGTGCTGCGTACCGCGCGCTTCCTGGCCCGCTATCGGGGGCTTGGCTTTCATATCGCCGAGGACACTCAGGCCCTGATGCGCGAGCTCGCCGAGAGTGGCGAGCTTGCGCACCTGGTCGCCGAGCGGGTCTGGACCGAGACCGAGAAGGCGCTGGGCGAGCCGTCTCCCGCGGCCTATTTCACGGCCCTCGATGACTGCGGGGCGCTCGACGTGCTGATGCCGGAGCTGGTGGTCGACCGTGAGGCCCTGAGCGTGGCCCTGGACCGGCTGCATCGCCTGCCGGCGCCGCCGAGCGATGGCGCGGACGACGAGGCCAGTGACCTGCGGCGCTGGCGCTGGGCGCGGCTTCTCGAGCACCTCGAGGAAGGCGACCGGGCCGCGCTTGCCGAGCGTCTCAAGCTGCCCAAGGCCTACGCCGACCTGGCGCGCCAGGCATCCCGGACCCGAGCGTTGCGCTTGGACAGTGAGGCAGCGCCCCTCGCCGCCGCCCAGGTACTCGGCTGGCTGGACGGCATCGATGCCTGGCGGCGCGACGAGCGCCTGGCGCCGCAGTTGGCACTCCTGTCGCTGGACGCGCCGGAGCTCGCCCGGCGCCTGGACGAGGCCTATCGGGCGGCGCAGGCGATCGCGCCCAAGGCACTGCTCGAGGAAGGCTTCAAGGGCAAGGCGCTGGGGGACGAGCTGGCGAGGCGTCGCCTTGCCAGCATCCAGAGAGTCCTGTCGGGCCCATGA
- the glpE gene encoding thiosulfate sulfurtransferase GlpE, whose amino-acid sequence MSDTPFEHLDIPTLKTWLDAGESLALVDIRDPMSFAQGHIPASRHLDNASVGALLDETSKDTPLVVVCYHGHSSQQAAAWLAGQGYARVYSLDGGFTDWAARHPTRVATAPA is encoded by the coding sequence ATGAGCGATACGCCCTTCGAGCACCTGGACATCCCCACCCTGAAAACCTGGCTGGACGCCGGCGAGTCGCTTGCGCTGGTCGATATCCGCGACCCGATGAGCTTCGCCCAGGGCCATATCCCGGCGAGCCGCCATCTGGATAACGCAAGCGTCGGCGCGCTGCTCGACGAAACGTCCAAGGACACGCCGCTGGTGGTGGTCTGCTACCACGGCCATTCCAGTCAGCAGGCCGCGGCCTGGCTCGCCGGCCAGGGCTATGCCCGGGTGTACAGTCTGGATGGCGGCTTCACTGACTGGGCTGCCCGGCATCCTACCCGTGTGGCCACGGCACCGGCATGA
- a CDS encoding symmetrical bis(5'-nucleosyl)-tetraphosphatase translates to MTTYAIGDLQGCHREFVALLERLDFAPGRDRLWLAGDLVNRGPGSLDCLREVIALGASARVVLGNHDLHLLAVARGGATTKRSDTLAPILEARDREMLLDWLQQQPLMVRERVGVSGIEPGEAGDTVMCHAGLLPQWSVAKAQALAGEVEARLAGDAGDFLARMYGNRPNRWRDDLDGIERLRFITNAFTRMRFIDSEGHLDFSAKEGLDSAPEGFAPWFIYPREDDPHILFGHWAALEGATPGSRVRAEALDTGCVWGGSLTALDLSTGKRYHQPSRDPRRARP, encoded by the coding sequence ATGACCACCTATGCGATCGGCGATCTGCAGGGCTGCCACCGGGAGTTCGTGGCGCTGCTCGAGCGGCTCGACTTCGCCCCGGGTCGCGACCGGCTGTGGCTGGCCGGCGACCTGGTCAATCGTGGGCCGGGCTCGCTCGATTGCCTGCGCGAAGTCATCGCGCTCGGCGCCTCGGCCCGGGTGGTGCTCGGCAACCATGATCTTCATCTGCTGGCGGTAGCCCGCGGCGGGGCGACCACCAAGCGCTCCGACACCCTGGCGCCGATTCTCGAGGCGCGAGATCGCGAGATGCTGCTCGACTGGCTGCAGCAGCAGCCGCTGATGGTGCGCGAGCGAGTGGGCGTGTCAGGTATAGAACCAGGCGAGGCGGGCGATACCGTGATGTGCCATGCGGGATTGCTGCCCCAGTGGTCGGTGGCAAAGGCTCAGGCGCTGGCCGGTGAGGTCGAGGCGCGGCTCGCCGGGGACGCCGGTGACTTCCTCGCTCGGATGTATGGCAACCGTCCGAACCGTTGGCGGGACGATCTCGACGGCATCGAACGCCTGCGCTTCATTACCAATGCCTTCACCCGCATGCGCTTCATCGATTCCGAGGGGCATCTCGATTTCTCCGCCAAGGAAGGGCTCGACTCGGCGCCGGAGGGCTTCGCTCCCTGGTTCATCTATCCCCGCGAGGACGATCCCCACATCCTCTTTGGCCACTGGGCGGCGCTGGAAGGGGCCACCCCCGGCAGCCGGGTGCGCGCCGAGGCCCTGGATACCGGCTGCGTGTGGGGCGGCAGCCTGACCGCGCTGGATCTCTCCACCGGCAAGCGCTATCACCAGCCGAGCCGCGATCCCAGACGGGCCCGGCCCTGA
- the apaG gene encoding Co2+/Mg2+ efflux protein ApaG, with protein sequence MSESHREALIAAISVDVEPAYRAEESDVAESRYVFSYTVTVHNRSSHSVQLLARHWKITQSSGKVQEVRGKGVVGKQPLIGPGQTFSYTSRAVLDGPVGVMEGDYTCVDAATQQHVEVPITPFRLASPHQVH encoded by the coding sequence ATGAGTGAAAGCCACCGCGAGGCCCTGATCGCGGCGATCTCCGTCGATGTCGAGCCGGCCTATCGTGCCGAGGAATCCGACGTGGCCGAGTCCCGTTACGTGTTCAGCTACACCGTGACCGTGCACAACCGCTCGTCCCACAGCGTGCAGCTGCTGGCACGGCACTGGAAGATCACCCAGAGCAGCGGCAAGGTGCAGGAGGTGCGCGGCAAGGGCGTGGTCGGCAAGCAGCCGCTGATCGGCCCCGGTCAGACCTTCAGCTACACCAGTCGCGCGGTACTGGATGGCCCGGTGGGCGTGATGGAAGGCGACTACACCTGTGTCGATGCCGCCACCCAGCAGCACGTCGAGGTGCCGATCACGCCCTTCCGCCTGGCCAGCCCCCACCAGGTGCATTGA
- the rsmA gene encoding 16S rRNA (adenine(1518)-N(6)/adenine(1519)-N(6))-dimethyltransferase RsmA — protein sequence MSSRPPMHRARKRFGQNFLRDSGIISRIVRAIDPRAGERLVEIGPGQGALTEPLIEAAGGALEVIELDRDLIPGLRVQFFQYPDFVIHEGDALAFDFAALRGDGPALRVVGNLPYNISTPLIVHLLETSGAIADMHFMLQKEVVERLAAEPGGTNWGRLSVLAQYHCQVESLFVVPPEAFVPQPKVESAIVRLAPHETLPHPAKDPALLFDVVREAFGQRRKTLRNNLKGRVSAEALEALGIDPTRRPQTLSVEEFVRIADHLAEEVA from the coding sequence ATGTCTTCACGCCCTCCCATGCATCGGGCCCGCAAGCGTTTCGGCCAGAACTTCCTGCGCGATTCAGGCATCATCTCGCGCATCGTGCGGGCCATCGATCCGCGCGCCGGCGAGCGGTTGGTCGAGATCGGCCCCGGCCAGGGCGCGCTGACCGAGCCGCTGATCGAGGCCGCCGGCGGCGCTTTGGAAGTGATCGAGCTCGACCGCGACCTGATCCCCGGCCTTAGGGTGCAGTTCTTCCAGTATCCCGATTTCGTGATCCACGAGGGAGATGCCCTGGCCTTCGATTTCGCCGCCCTGCGTGGCGACGGTCCGGCGTTGCGGGTGGTCGGCAACCTGCCCTACAACATCTCTACGCCGCTGATCGTGCACCTGCTCGAGACCTCCGGGGCGATTGCCGACATGCACTTCATGCTGCAGAAGGAAGTGGTCGAGCGCCTGGCCGCCGAGCCCGGCGGCACCAACTGGGGACGGCTGTCGGTGCTGGCCCAGTACCATTGCCAGGTCGAGTCGCTGTTCGTGGTGCCCCCGGAGGCCTTCGTGCCGCAACCCAAGGTCGAGTCGGCCATCGTGCGGCTGGCGCCCCACGAGACCCTGCCGCATCCGGCCAAGGATCCGGCCTTGCTGTTCGATGTGGTCCGTGAGGCCTTCGGCCAGCGCCGCAAGACCCTGCGCAACAACCTCAAGGGGCGTGTATCCGCCGAGGCCCTCGAGGCGCTGGGCATCGATCCGACCCGGCGGCCGCAGACCCTCTCCGTCGAGGAGTTCGTGCGCATCGCCGATCACCTGGCCGAGGAGGTCGCATGA
- the pdxA gene encoding 4-hydroxythreonine-4-phosphate dehydrogenase PdxA, giving the protein MKPPVLALTTGEPAGIGPELALQLAAEGVAYVTLVAVGDPDLLEARAAQLGLAVTLRVLTPGETPPAPQSGVLPVWPVALKAPCRAGELEPANGAYVLETLDLAIAACREGQAQGMVTAPLHKGVIIEGGQAGFTGHTEYLRDACGVEEVVMMLATDQALHGQLDGPARCPLRVALATTHLPLREVADGITAAGLSRVLRILDRDLKRYFGLAAPRLKVCGLNPHAGEDGHLGREELETITPTLERLAAEGLDVRGPYPADTLFTPRHLDDADAVLAMYHDQGLAVLKYAGFGRAANITLGLPLVRTSVDHGTALDLAGRGIADTGSLRVAVALAAEMAASGTQA; this is encoded by the coding sequence ATGAAGCCGCCGGTACTGGCGCTGACAACCGGCGAGCCCGCCGGCATCGGCCCGGAACTGGCGCTTCAGCTGGCCGCCGAGGGCGTGGCCTACGTTACCCTGGTGGCGGTAGGGGACCCGGACCTGCTCGAGGCTCGGGCGGCTCAACTGGGGCTCGCCGTGACGCTGCGGGTGCTGACCCCCGGCGAGACGCCGCCGGCGCCGCAATCCGGGGTGCTGCCGGTGTGGCCGGTGGCGCTGAAGGCGCCATGCCGGGCCGGCGAACTCGAGCCCGCCAATGGCGCCTACGTGCTCGAGACGCTGGATCTGGCCATCGCCGCCTGTCGCGAGGGCCAGGCTCAGGGCATGGTCACCGCGCCCCTGCACAAGGGGGTGATCATCGAGGGCGGCCAGGCCGGCTTCACCGGCCATACGGAGTACCTGCGGGATGCCTGCGGGGTCGAGGAGGTGGTGATGATGCTCGCCACCGACCAGGCCCTGCACGGCCAGCTCGATGGCCCGGCGCGCTGTCCGCTGCGGGTGGCGCTGGCCACCACCCACCTGCCGCTGCGCGAGGTGGCCGATGGCATCACCGCCGCGGGGCTGAGCCGTGTATTGCGCATCCTCGATCGCGACCTGAAACGCTACTTCGGCCTGGCCGCGCCGCGGCTCAAGGTCTGCGGGCTCAATCCCCATGCCGGCGAAGACGGCCACCTGGGCCGCGAGGAGCTCGAGACCATCACCCCGACGCTTGAGCGCCTGGCGGCCGAAGGGCTCGATGTGCGTGGCCCCTATCCCGCCGATACCCTCTTCACGCCGCGGCATCTCGATGACGCCGATGCGGTGCTGGCCATGTATCATGACCAGGGACTTGCCGTGCTCAAGTACGCGGGCTTCGGGCGCGCCGCCAACATTACCCTGGGTCTGCCGCTGGTGCGTACCTCGGTGGATCACGGCACCGCCCTGGATCTCGCCGGTCGCGGCATCGCCGACACCGGCAGCCTGCGAGTCGCCGTGGCCCTGGCGGCCGAGATGGCCGCGAGTGGCACTCAGGCCTAG
- a CDS encoding peptidylprolyl isomerase, giving the protein MRSRLIAPLAMALMVALPLGAAPLTALAQQLRPLDHIVAVVNEGAIMHSELESRVARARDQLAKRGVTPPSDTALEQQVLDRMIVEEIQLQMARDANLSVDDTELNRTVRGIAESNGMSLEQFADTLEADGLTLAAVREDVRRELLMRQLQQRRVASRVTISEREVERYLEQQGANGDVRYRLSHIMVALPQSPSQAEVDEARATIEGLRRRLDNGADFASLAAAESDGGQALNGGDLGWRSAAEVPSIFTQAVPSLDVGEVSAPIRSPSGFHLVRLADREGGQGRNPTQRNQVRQTLFQRKANDEMEVWLQEIRAGAYIDNRLNGASGS; this is encoded by the coding sequence ATGCGCAGTCGACTGATCGCCCCGCTGGCCATGGCCCTGATGGTGGCCCTGCCCCTGGGGGCGGCCCCGCTGACGGCCCTGGCCCAGCAGCTCAGGCCTCTGGATCACATCGTGGCGGTGGTCAACGAGGGCGCAATCATGCACAGCGAGCTCGAGAGCCGGGTCGCCCGGGCCCGCGATCAGCTGGCCAAGCGCGGCGTCACGCCGCCCAGCGATACGGCCCTGGAACAGCAGGTGCTGGATCGCATGATCGTCGAGGAGATTCAGCTGCAGATGGCCCGTGACGCCAACCTGAGCGTCGACGACACCGAGCTCAACCGCACGGTGCGTGGCATCGCCGAGAGCAACGGTATGAGCCTCGAGCAGTTCGCCGATACCCTCGAGGCCGATGGCCTGACGCTGGCCGCGGTGCGCGAGGATGTGCGTCGCGAGCTCTTGATGCGCCAGCTGCAGCAGCGCCGCGTGGCCAGCCGGGTCACCATCAGCGAGCGCGAGGTGGAGCGTTACCTGGAGCAGCAGGGCGCCAACGGCGACGTGCGCTATCGCCTGTCGCACATCATGGTCGCGCTGCCCCAGTCGCCCAGCCAGGCCGAGGTCGACGAGGCCCGTGCCACGATCGAGGGCCTGCGTCGTCGGCTCGACAATGGCGCCGACTTCGCCAGTCTGGCGGCCGCGGAATCCGATGGCGGCCAGGCCCTCAACGGTGGCGATCTGGGCTGGCGCTCGGCCGCCGAGGTGCCGAGCATCTTCACCCAGGCGGTGCCGTCGCTGGACGTGGGTGAGGTCTCCGCGCCGATCAGAAGCCCCAGCGGCTTTCATCTGGTCAGGCTCGCCGACCGCGAGGGCGGCCAGGGCCGCAATCCGACCCAGCGCAATCAGGTGCGCCAGACCCTCTTCCAGCGCAAGGCCAACGACGAGATGGAAGTCTGGCTGCAGGAGATCCGCGCCGGCGCCTACATCGATAACCGCCTGAACGGGGCCAGCGGATCATGA
- a CDS encoding LPS-assembly protein LptD, whose amino-acid sequence MGKRHYWSALAGLATVAGNHALAAPPASLPAAQLDWQPWGDEAPADALCRGHYVMPDYRLPAGENPEAIRSSSDSARYDEDGTVRLAGEVLLRRGNSQVEAPEVLLGPARERAQVSGPLALRDRGLLVRGASAEVALNSDAASVDSAHYVTHDARLRGDAQRLARLEDGRYQLSDASFTTCEPGNALWRLVGSDIVLDRESGFGTAKHARLEVQEVPVFYWPWVRFPIDDRRQTGFLWPAISVSGNGLDYSQPFYWNIAPNQDATITPRWVSDSGLLLGGEYRYLQRDFSGTLEGAYLSRDRNAGDDDGSTALEDGDTRWYMDYHHQGQLSSRLGYELAYGAASDGAYFDDFGRDFGESETDKLSRLARLGYGGETWQLEASAQGYQKLEDPLDDDDKPFYRLPSLTANARWDQDNGVYQQWRSNATYFWRDVDETDSDIDDDEAANGSRVHLAPALGWRADPSWGFLEPKVTLDSTHYELDYGNRDTDNATTLSRSVPVSSIDGGLVFERELSAFGGDYRQTLEPRLNYAYVPAEDQQEYPDFDTSEKAFSWGQLWSPYRFSGADRVGDLNRLSGGVSSRFLADDSGRERLDLGIGMGVYFEDRTIDMDGDPNDVPDRDSDYDAWYRATRDRTPLVTKAEWQINEAWSAGSTWLYDTERDLTERSGVDLAYRHPDGHVLNLGYGWELQGYDPSADDEEDQVGYDQEEFDVSFALSTGARFDLIGRYLYDNTNSRSLERLAGVQWNDCCYGLQLVWRDWVEDNDTADSIDDDYTDRGIFLRFIFKGLGGVGQEADTYFEQAIPGYRSTDF is encoded by the coding sequence ATGGGCAAGCGACACTATTGGAGTGCCCTGGCCGGTCTCGCCACCGTCGCCGGCAATCATGCCCTGGCGGCTCCGCCGGCATCGCTGCCGGCGGCTCAGCTCGACTGGCAGCCCTGGGGCGACGAGGCACCCGCGGATGCGCTGTGCCGGGGTCACTATGTGATGCCGGACTACCGGCTGCCGGCCGGTGAGAACCCCGAGGCTATCCGCTCCTCGTCGGACAGCGCCCGCTATGACGAGGACGGCACGGTGCGCTTGGCCGGCGAGGTGCTGCTGCGCCGCGGCAACAGCCAGGTCGAGGCGCCCGAGGTGTTGCTGGGCCCTGCGCGCGAGCGTGCCCAGGTCTCGGGGCCGCTGGCCCTGCGCGACCGGGGCCTGCTGGTGCGCGGCGCGTCCGCCGAGGTGGCGTTGAACAGCGATGCCGCCTCGGTCGACAGCGCCCACTACGTGACTCACGATGCCCGCCTACGGGGCGATGCGCAGCGGCTCGCCCGTCTCGAGGACGGACGCTACCAGCTCAGCGACGCCAGCTTCACCACCTGCGAGCCGGGCAATGCGCTGTGGCGACTGGTGGGCAGCGACATCGTGCTGGATCGCGAGTCGGGCTTCGGTACTGCCAAACACGCCCGCCTCGAGGTGCAGGAGGTGCCGGTCTTCTACTGGCCCTGGGTGCGCTTCCCGATCGATGACCGCCGTCAGACCGGCTTCCTGTGGCCGGCGATCAGTGTCTCCGGCAATGGCCTCGACTATTCGCAGCCCTTCTACTGGAACATCGCTCCGAATCAGGATGCCACCATCACCCCGCGCTGGGTCAGCGACAGCGGCCTGCTGCTGGGCGGCGAGTATCGCTACCTGCAACGGGACTTCTCCGGCACCCTGGAAGGCGCCTACCTGTCCCGCGATCGCAACGCCGGCGACGATGATGGCAGCACGGCACTCGAGGATGGCGATACCCGCTGGTATATGGACTATCACCACCAGGGCCAGCTGAGTTCCCGGCTCGGCTACGAGCTAGCCTATGGCGCGGCCAGCGACGGCGCCTACTTCGACGACTTCGGCCGCGACTTCGGCGAGTCCGAGACCGACAAGCTGTCGCGTCTGGCGCGCCTCGGCTATGGTGGCGAGACGTGGCAGCTCGAGGCCAGCGCCCAGGGGTATCAGAAGCTCGAGGATCCTCTGGATGATGACGACAAGCCCTTCTACCGCCTGCCGAGCCTGACCGCCAACGCGCGCTGGGATCAGGACAACGGTGTCTATCAGCAGTGGCGCTCCAACGCGACCTACTTCTGGCGCGACGTCGACGAGACGGACAGCGACATCGACGACGATGAAGCCGCCAACGGCAGCCGGGTGCACCTGGCGCCGGCGCTGGGGTGGCGTGCGGACCCGAGCTGGGGCTTCCTGGAGCCGAAGGTCACCCTGGACTCCACCCACTACGAGCTCGACTATGGCAACCGGGACACCGACAACGCCACCACCCTGTCCCGCAGCGTGCCGGTCAGCTCCATCGATGGCGGCCTGGTGTTCGAACGCGAGCTGTCGGCCTTCGGTGGCGACTATCGTCAGACCCTGGAGCCGCGCCTCAACTACGCCTATGTGCCGGCCGAGGATCAGCAGGAGTACCCCGACTTCGATACCAGCGAGAAGGCCTTCTCCTGGGGGCAGCTGTGGTCGCCCTATCGCTTCTCGGGCGCGGACCGGGTCGGTGATCTGAACCGGCTCTCGGGTGGCGTCAGTTCCCGCTTCCTGGCGGACGACAGCGGCCGCGAGCGCCTCGATCTCGGCATCGGCATGGGCGTCTACTTCGAGGATCGCACCATCGACATGGACGGCGACCCGAACGACGTGCCGGATCGCGATAGCGACTATGACGCCTGGTATCGCGCCACCCGGGATCGCACGCCCCTGGTGACTAAGGCCGAGTGGCAGATCAATGAGGCCTGGAGCGCCGGCTCCACCTGGCTCTACGATACCGAACGCGACCTGACCGAGCGCAGCGGCGTGGATCTCGCCTATCGCCACCCCGATGGCCATGTGCTGAACCTCGGCTATGGCTGGGAGCTTCAGGGCTATGACCCCTCCGCCGATGACGAGGAAGATCAGGTCGGCTATGACCAGGAGGAGTTCGATGTCTCCTTCGCCCTGAGTACCGGCGCACGCTTCGACCTGATCGGGCGCTACCTGTACGACAATACCAACAGCCGCTCCCTGGAGCGTCTGGCAGGGGTGCAGTGGAATGACTGCTGCTATGGCCTGCAGCTGGTGTGGCGCGACTGGGTCGAGGACAACGATACCGCCGATTCCATCGACGATGACTACACCGATCGCGGCATCTTCCTGCGCTTCATCTTCAAGGGCCTCGGCGGGGTGGGGCAGGAAGCGGACACTTACTTCGAGCAGGCCATTCCCGGCTACCGCTCCACCGATTTCTGA
- a CDS encoding phosphotransferase — translation MPPADPARLGALTAWAAEQYGLSPDTLELALAAGDASFRRYYRLTLPDGATRMLMDAPPAQEDSRPFLAIATAWQAAGLPVPRVHHADLAAGFLALDDLGDTPLQERFTSPSTTRAGYEQAIALIHELQAKAPADALPAYDAALLTRELDLFPDWCLERLLGIAPPPGWESLVAQLVDSALAQPRVTVHRDFDAMNLMVHDDALVLIDFQDAVAGPLSYDLISLTRGRYRRFDTATLRLWQDAFRQRAIADGRLDPTVDAERFHFWCNAMAAQRCLKVLGIFCRLTLRDGKAGYLARLPHFLAHLDDSLAPWAEFADIRRWLHATFTPALEKALAARGIDAPTSEVMVQETTA, via the coding sequence ATGCCCCCGGCCGACCCCGCACGCCTCGGCGCCCTCACCGCCTGGGCCGCCGAGCAATATGGCCTGTCGCCCGACACCCTAGAGTTGGCCCTGGCCGCCGGCGACGCCAGCTTTCGCCGCTACTACCGCCTGACGCTGCCCGACGGCGCGACCCGAATGCTGATGGACGCCCCGCCGGCCCAAGAGGACAGCCGTCCCTTCCTGGCCATCGCCACGGCCTGGCAGGCCGCCGGGCTGCCGGTGCCTCGGGTGCATCATGCCGACCTCGCGGCCGGCTTCCTAGCGCTGGACGATCTGGGCGATACCCCGCTGCAGGAACGCTTCACCTCCCCCTCGACCACCCGCGCGGGCTATGAACAGGCCATCGCGCTGATTCATGAGCTGCAGGCCAAGGCCCCCGCCGACGCCCTGCCGGCCTATGATGCCGCCCTGCTCACCCGCGAGCTCGATCTCTTCCCCGACTGGTGCCTCGAGCGCCTGCTGGGCATCGCCCCGCCGCCGGGATGGGAGTCGCTGGTGGCGCAGCTGGTGGACAGCGCCCTCGCGCAGCCGCGTGTCACCGTGCACCGGGACTTCGATGCCATGAACCTGATGGTCCATGACGATGCCCTGGTGCTGATCGATTTCCAGGACGCCGTGGCCGGCCCGCTGAGTTATGACCTGATCTCGCTGACCCGCGGACGCTACCGGCGCTTCGACACGGCAACGCTCAGGCTCTGGCAGGACGCCTTTCGTCAGCGCGCCATTGCCGATGGCCGCCTCGACCCGACCGTCGACGCCGAGCGGTTCCACTTCTGGTGCAATGCCATGGCGGCCCAGCGCTGCCTCAAGGTGCTCGGTATCTTCTGCCGCCTGACCCTGCGCGATGGCAAGGCCGGCTATCTCGCGCGCCTGCCGCACTTCCTTGCGCATCTTGATGACAGCCTAGCGCCCTGGGCCGAGTTTGCGGATATCCGTCGCTGGCTTCACGCCACCTTCACCCCGGCGCTCGAGAAAGCGCTGGCGGCGCGAGGCATCGACGCGCCGACCAGTGAAGTAATGGTCCAGGAGACGACGGCATGA